From Thermococcus sp., the proteins below share one genomic window:
- a CDS encoding DUF364 domain-containing protein codes for MLLSEIKKRALKLIDDLELVDFGFALPYTWVLLKGPEGKALGVAMTLPEEVQRYRNSIGEPSLNAFIEKADSLNVIERTLGLAAINAVSQYYIDLSDAEFADVLELLPENAGKIALIGNMPPLARELRNKGYEIYVFERNAKLWDRDTYSDALEYHLLPEMDAVIASASCLVNGTIDLLLDRAKKTELFVLTGPTGQLLPEFLRGTGVTHLAAMKVINLKRALLGLKLGSFRGFEEGNRKYVVKVP; via the coding sequence ATGTTGCTCTCGGAGATAAAGAAAAGGGCCTTAAAGCTGATTGATGACCTTGAGCTGGTGGACTTCGGCTTTGCCTTACCTTACACATGGGTTTTACTCAAAGGACCGGAGGGAAAGGCCCTCGGCGTCGCGATGACCCTGCCGGAGGAGGTTCAGCGTTACAGGAACTCGATAGGCGAGCCTTCACTCAATGCCTTCATCGAAAAGGCCGACAGCCTAAACGTCATCGAGAGGACCTTAGGGCTGGCCGCCATCAACGCGGTTTCACAGTATTACATTGACCTGAGCGATGCTGAATTTGCCGACGTTCTTGAACTCCTGCCCGAAAACGCCGGTAAAATTGCCCTAATAGGCAACATGCCACCCCTAGCGAGAGAACTTCGAAATAAGGGCTATGAGATATACGTATTCGAGCGGAACGCCAAGCTCTGGGATAGAGATACTTACAGCGACGCTTTGGAGTACCACCTTCTCCCCGAGATGGACGCGGTCATAGCGAGCGCCAGCTGTTTGGTCAACGGGACCATAGACCTTCTGTTAGATAGGGCGAAGAAGACTGAGCTCTTCGTTCTCACGGGCCCAACGGGTCAGCTCCTGCCGGAGTTTCTGAGGGGGACAGGGGTTACACACCTGGCCGCGATGAAGGTGATAAACCTTAAGAGAGCCCTCCTAGGGTTGAAGCTCGGCTCCTTCAGGGGCTTCGAGGAGGGGAACAGGAAGTACGTCGTTAAGGTGCCCTGA